In Aphelocoma coerulescens isolate FSJ_1873_10779 chromosome 23, UR_Acoe_1.0, whole genome shotgun sequence, a genomic segment contains:
- the LOC138121846 gene encoding basic proline-rich protein-like — MNRSERWRAASSAGDRRAPGPGGGAPKRGEAGRRWGEPSARRAQSPAGSPALGPAARRSHAGGRHAPDSAGEGGGGRLPPLRPPAPLQRPRTCPPPPPPPRCRHGAGGPHAGAAAAPSLARSLVRSLAPSFPPSAVPVPECGRRRDTGGGPGGAGGGRGRGVPPRLAGQRRGGTERSGAESPGTAPRHRAPPARPGPRPPPGPAAAPRAPRAPPIVAPGRRRRLIGWRGPAATPPPPADWMGAGGTLRGRGDEWGERPRPAGDVTGAGCIRASPGATRPRGGTRPFTTGRAPGPPRPRPRGAVGETPSEPRPPPLGPAPHGDTPPPHSPRPPPTFGGDPDPGPDPDPRPLGACPVRSPPGPSAG; from the coding sequence ATGAACCGGAGCGAGCGGTGGCGGGCGGCATCCTCGGCCGGGGACCGGCGGGctccggggccgggcggcggggcACCTAAGCGGGGAGAAGCGGGACGGAGATGGGGGGAGCCCTCGGCGCGGCGGGCGCAGTCTCCCGCGGGCAGCCCGGCGCTAGGTCCGGCGGCGCGGCGGAGCCATGCTGGCGGGCGGCACGCACCTGACAGCGCCGGcgagggcggcggcgggcggctcCCGCCCCTACGCCCCCCCGCTCCGCTTCAGCGGCCGCGCAcctgcccgccgccgccgccgccgccgcgctgccGCCACGGCGCGGGCGGGCCACATGCTGGGGCGGCCGCCGCTccctcgctcgctcgctcgctcgttcgctcgctcgctccctccttccctccctccgccGTGCCCGTTCCCGAATGCGGGCGCCGCCGTGACACAGGGGGAGGGCCcggaggggcggggggagggcgGGGGAGGGGAGTGCCCCCGCGCCTCgcggggcagcggcggggcgggacggagcggagcggagcggagagCCCCGGCACCGCGCCCCGGCaccgcgctccccccgcccggcccgggccgcgacccccgcccggccccgccgcggccccACGTGCGCCCCGGGCGCCCCCCATTGTTGCcccgggccgccgccgccgcctcattGGCTGGAGGGGCCCGGCGGCCACGCCCCCCCCGCCCGCTGATTGGATGGGCGCCGGCGGGACGCTCCGCGGGCGGGGGGATGAATGGggggagcggccccgccccgcgggtGACGTCACGGGTGCCGGCTGCATCCGCGCGTCACCCGGGGCAACGCGGCCGCGCGGAGGGACACGCCCCTTTACTACGGgccgcgcccccggcccgcctCGGCCACGCCCCCGCGGCGCGGTCGGGGAGACCCCGAGCGAGCCCCGCCCACCGCCgctcggccccgcccctcacGGGGACACGCCCCCTCCGCACAGCCCACGCCCCCCGCCCACGTTTGGGGGCGATCCCGACCCcggtcccgatcccgatcccaggCCCCTCGGGGCCTGTCCGGTCCGCAGCCCGCCGGGCCCATCAGCCGGCTGA